From Haloarcula sp. CBA1127, a single genomic window includes:
- a CDS encoding DUF4129 domain-containing protein has translation MGTDDGGPALNRQVETPTDNNETQQENPDSVSNGEYSDETVTWLARTMGGQLENSSIALSNAQYDRARSVLGDDYDKRLEQYVEVAGDTSSDTDDTAAREFEAARENQRNLTNEVQRYRQQYAAYQTARERGNEREARTIVRAMERTASNISDRSNELNQNLDRIENTTSVDLSSGQTEINETTANITATQAVIREETLVGTTLTARSIDSTASFSDSGTIAGQIQTENGSAIADEAVELRIENRTRTVQTDSSGVFETQYRPRSASLGSQSISIEYVPETDSVYLSDNDTFTIDVQQVTPNVTSDSAPDVVGYGDQLNATASVTVASDGVDAVPVEFAIGETVVARTTTGPNGTATETIRLPATVNDGERQVIARVPYEDRAIAGVQSETPVVVVETRTNLSVSASRMDDGVLVSGKLQTVAEEDPVVGRPVRLQIGTGGTQWVETNRNGSFQTVLENPQGNESVTVTATYDEPRANLGNATATTTLAAGSGGGNPPVGSDSDNDLLIDTLVAILFGSDENSAVFGNGVIGYSWLPVLGGGVALVVVAAAWVVVSRVRQPREADSPVQTETGDASMTDSDPSATASDEPMLTFEDRVETHLDSGNYDAAAMLAYTAVHDVLAVENGIDEGATHWELLQRSQEHGISEERIADIETVVETFEAAAFAPTSVDPSRAEAAVERARKIKSNGNH, from the coding sequence ATGGGAACTGACGACGGGGGTCCGGCTCTGAACCGGCAGGTGGAGACGCCGACGGACAACAACGAGACGCAACAGGAAAACCCGGATTCGGTATCGAACGGGGAGTACAGCGACGAAACAGTTACCTGGTTAGCTCGGACGATGGGCGGACAGCTGGAAAACAGCAGTATTGCGCTGTCGAACGCCCAGTACGACCGGGCTCGGTCGGTTCTCGGTGACGACTACGACAAGCGCCTAGAGCAGTACGTCGAGGTTGCCGGTGACACGTCCTCGGATACGGACGACACGGCTGCAAGGGAGTTCGAGGCCGCGCGCGAGAACCAGCGGAATCTCACGAACGAGGTCCAGCGGTATCGGCAACAGTACGCGGCATATCAGACGGCACGCGAGCGTGGTAACGAACGCGAGGCCCGAACCATTGTACGGGCGATGGAGCGAACGGCGTCGAACATCAGCGACAGGAGCAACGAACTGAACCAGAATCTCGACCGGATCGAGAACACGACGTCTGTCGACCTCTCTTCAGGACAGACCGAGATCAACGAGACGACAGCGAACATCACGGCGACGCAGGCAGTCATCCGTGAAGAGACGCTCGTCGGAACGACACTCACGGCTCGGTCGATAGACTCGACCGCATCATTCAGTGATTCCGGAACGATCGCCGGCCAGATACAGACTGAGAATGGCTCGGCCATCGCGGACGAGGCGGTCGAACTCAGGATCGAGAACCGGACGCGGACTGTCCAGACTGATTCGAGCGGCGTATTCGAAACGCAGTACCGGCCACGTTCGGCCAGCCTCGGGTCGCAATCCATATCGATCGAGTACGTCCCAGAAACTGACTCGGTGTACCTGTCCGACAACGATACGTTCACCATTGACGTACAACAGGTGACCCCGAACGTGACGAGCGACAGTGCACCGGACGTGGTGGGATACGGCGACCAACTCAACGCCACGGCGTCCGTGACAGTCGCGTCGGACGGTGTCGATGCGGTCCCAGTCGAGTTTGCTATTGGTGAGACCGTCGTTGCGCGGACGACGACCGGACCGAACGGCACCGCCACAGAAACGATCCGACTCCCGGCGACGGTAAACGACGGTGAGCGTCAGGTCATCGCCCGGGTTCCGTATGAAGACCGAGCAATTGCAGGCGTCCAGTCGGAAACCCCTGTTGTCGTCGTCGAGACTCGAACAAACCTCTCAGTGAGTGCATCACGCATGGATGACGGAGTCCTCGTCAGCGGGAAACTCCAGACTGTTGCTGAGGAGGACCCAGTGGTGGGTCGCCCGGTACGCCTGCAGATCGGTACTGGCGGAACACAGTGGGTCGAGACGAACCGAAACGGGTCGTTCCAGACTGTTCTCGAGAATCCCCAAGGCAACGAATCGGTGACTGTTACCGCAACGTACGACGAGCCACGGGCAAACCTCGGTAATGCGACTGCAACGACAACGCTGGCGGCTGGATCCGGCGGTGGCAACCCACCGGTCGGCTCAGATTCGGATAACGATCTGCTCATCGATACGCTGGTGGCGATACTGTTCGGCTCCGATGAGAATTCAGCGGTCTTCGGGAACGGGGTTATCGGCTACAGCTGGCTGCCCGTCCTCGGTGGTGGGGTAGCACTTGTGGTTGTCGCCGCAGCTTGGGTTGTCGTGTCACGGGTTCGCCAACCCCGGGAGGCGGACTCGCCTGTCCAGACCGAGACGGGTGATGCATCAATGACTGACTCTGATCCGTCGGCGACGGCGTCAGACGAACCGATGCTGACGTTCGAGGACCGCGTCGAGACGCATCTGGACAGCGGGAACTACGACGCCGCAGCGATGCTAGCGTACACCGCAGTTCACGACGTGCTGGCAGTGGAAAACGGGATTGACGAGGGGGCAACACACTGGGAACTCCTCCAGCGGAGCCAGGAACACGGCATCTCGGAGGAACGGATAGCAGATATCGAAACGGTGGTCGAAACCTTCGAGGCCGCAGCGTTCGCGCCGACATCAGTCGACCCGTCACGGGCCGAAGCAGCTGTGGAGCGCGCCCGCAAGATCAAGTCCAACGGGAATCACTGA
- a CDS encoding DUF4129 domain-containing protein has product MATLQPWLVGVGTVLLVLFVGIGGATAVATDSNEMPMQTQTGTVNTTLDVQAISGSISYTNPATIRGTLRTANGTPVANEQVRLEVENRTRLVETDGNGSFAFQYRPRSARTGPTDVTVQYIPAQSAVYRGDTATVAASVTQVTPTLTLDRSPTRLATGDELTVTTAVRVNGEGVSNVPVELRIDGTLFKRVVTGSNGTVTTTIRLPPSVTTGEQTVTAVIPYEGRAIAGKRATASIIVGPEAAESSATVDTSGGSTEPSGSSSQPLVSQIRSFFTVPVIAALLTAVMLLILEVTVRRLGLFSDATLESDGAETTVRTDTEEPQAIESTDDTPTPTAGPSDQMGQALAAGKYDSAVTMAYESVADDIRAVADFQNGKTHWELLAWCEDSALDTDQVDAVRTVVEAYDHAAFSADPMDRASAEAAVERARDFQVDSLS; this is encoded by the coding sequence GTGGCAACCCTGCAGCCGTGGCTCGTCGGTGTCGGAACGGTCCTGCTGGTCCTGTTTGTCGGGATCGGCGGGGCAACAGCCGTCGCTACCGACAGTAATGAGATGCCAATGCAAACCCAGACGGGAACTGTGAATACGACTCTCGACGTTCAGGCCATTTCCGGATCGATTTCCTACACGAACCCCGCTACCATCCGCGGGACGTTGCGGACGGCGAACGGGACGCCCGTCGCGAACGAGCAGGTCAGACTCGAAGTCGAAAACCGAACACGACTCGTTGAGACCGATGGTAACGGTTCGTTCGCGTTCCAGTACCGGCCCCGGTCGGCACGGACCGGTCCCACTGACGTTACGGTCCAGTATATTCCGGCCCAATCTGCGGTGTATCGCGGTGACACGGCAACCGTCGCTGCCAGTGTCACGCAGGTGACCCCGACGCTCACCCTCGACCGGTCACCGACCCGTCTCGCTACCGGCGACGAACTAACAGTCACGACAGCAGTGCGCGTCAACGGGGAGGGTGTGAGCAATGTCCCAGTCGAACTACGCATCGACGGGACACTGTTCAAACGCGTGGTGACCGGGAGCAACGGGACTGTGACGACTACTATCAGGCTGCCGCCAAGCGTAACGACCGGTGAGCAAACCGTCACGGCCGTGATCCCGTATGAGGGCCGTGCGATTGCGGGCAAGCGCGCGACCGCATCGATCATAGTCGGCCCTGAGGCGGCAGAGTCGTCGGCGACCGTTGATACCTCGGGTGGTTCAACGGAGCCGTCAGGGAGCAGTTCACAGCCGCTCGTGTCACAGATCCGTTCGTTCTTTACAGTCCCAGTCATCGCCGCACTGCTGACCGCGGTTATGCTTCTGATTCTTGAGGTCACCGTTCGTCGACTTGGGTTGTTTTCCGACGCGACCCTCGAGTCTGATGGGGCAGAGACGACCGTGAGGACGGACACCGAGGAACCACAAGCCATCGAGTCCACCGACGACACTCCCACACCGACCGCCGGTCCATCAGACCAGATGGGGCAAGCCCTCGCGGCCGGCAAGTACGACTCAGCAGTCACGATGGCATACGAATCGGTCGCCGATGACATCCGGGCTGTTGCGGACTTTCAGAACGGAAAGACGCACTGGGAATTACTTGCATGGTGTGAGGACAGCGCCCTCGACACAGATCAGGTCGACGCGGTCCGGACCGTCGTGGAGGCATACGACCACGCGGCCTTCTCGGCGGACCCGATGGACCGTGCCAGTGCGGAAGCCGCAGTCGAACGCGCTAGGGACTTCCAGGTCGATAGCCTATCATAG
- a CDS encoding ABC transporter ATP-binding protein, with protein MTDPVLVGSGLCVTRRGTKILDGVSLTVGSDAAMLVQGPSGAGKSTLFNVLGLLEPPSSGRLEVDGRDASTLSERQRASLRRTTLGFVFQDFQLIGDLTARENASLPQEHAGNRDPDWLDTLFDRLGIAGLEHQYPATLSGGEKQRVAIARALANRPEIVLADEPTGQLDPDTAESVLNLLFSMKESTETALVVISHDPQLAQRFDERLFIRGGTLVTNAASAPDASPSTETN; from the coding sequence ATGACTGACCCCGTCCTCGTCGGCTCAGGGCTGTGTGTCACACGACGGGGCACCAAGATTCTCGACGGTGTCTCACTTACCGTCGGGTCCGACGCGGCGATGCTCGTTCAGGGCCCTAGCGGGGCCGGCAAGTCGACGCTGTTCAATGTCCTCGGACTGCTAGAACCTCCGTCTAGCGGTCGGCTGGAGGTCGACGGCCGGGACGCGAGTACCCTGTCCGAACGCCAGCGCGCGAGCCTGCGGCGGACGACGCTCGGGTTCGTCTTTCAGGATTTCCAGCTCATCGGCGACCTGACCGCCCGCGAGAACGCGTCGCTCCCGCAGGAACACGCGGGCAACCGTGACCCCGACTGGCTGGACACGCTGTTCGACCGCCTGGGTATCGCCGGGCTCGAACACCAGTACCCCGCGACGTTGAGCGGGGGCGAGAAACAGCGGGTTGCTATCGCACGGGCACTTGCAAACCGCCCCGAGATCGTCCTCGCCGACGAGCCGACCGGGCAGCTAGATCCGGACACGGCCGAGTCGGTGCTGAACCTCCTGTTCAGCATGAAGGAATCGACGGAGACCGCCCTCGTCGTCATCAGCCACGACCCGCAACTGGCCCAGCGGTTCGACGAGCGGCTGTTCATCCGCGGCGGCACGCTCGTCACCAATGCCGCCTCGGCGCCGGACGCGAGCCCGTCCACGGAGACGAACTAA